A single window of Haliotis asinina isolate JCU_RB_2024 chromosome 5, JCU_Hal_asi_v2, whole genome shotgun sequence DNA harbors:
- the LOC137285265 gene encoding myosin heavy chain, striated muscle-like, giving the protein MASYDPADPEMQYLAVDRKKLMKEQTKSFDAKKSCWAPDEEQGFVAAEIQSTAGDDVTVLLVDSKQTKTFKKDDIQSMNPPKYEKIEDIANMTFLNEASVLYNLRARYTSGLIYTYSGLFCIAINPYRRLPIYTPSIVAKYRGKRKTEMPPHLFSVSDNAYQFMVQDRENQSMLITGESGAGKTENTKKVIAYFAFVAAASKGEGEQEEKKGSLEDQIVQANPVLEAYGNAKTSRNNNSSRFGKFVRIHFASSGKIAGADIETYLLEKSRVTYQQSVERNYHIFYQMLSGAMPSVAETIVANPDAGLFSFINQGVLTVNGIDDVEEMKMTDAAFDVLGFTPEEKTSAYKCTGSILHMGEMQFKQKGEQAEPDGTAEAEKVSFLLGVNCGDFLKALCKPKIKVAMDYVTQGRTKDQVLYSIGALAKSLYDRLFNWLVKRVNHSLDTKKPRQFFIGVLDIAGFEIFDFNSFEQLCINYTNERLQQFFNHHMFVLEQEEYKKEGIQWEFIDFGMDLQACIELIEKPLGILSILEEECMFPKASDKTFKDKLTENHMGKSPNFLKPNKSMKGGQHGDFALKHYAGTVPYNIGGWLEKNKDPVNETIVDLLKQSKEPLVQLLFSPPAGDAAEATGGKKKKKSSAFQTISATHRESLNKLMKNLYSTHPHFVRCIIPNETKTPGLIDAGLVLHQLQCNGVLEGIRICRKGFPSRIIYSEFKQRYSILAPNAIPEGFVEGKVVSGKILEALEMGQDEYRLGNTKVFFKSGVLGYLEEIRDERLSVIVALFQAHIRGYLMRKYLKNLHDKRVALELIQKNIRKWLAMRNWCWWRFYTKVKPLLSVAAAEDEMKQKEEALGKTKDELEKVTQRCKELEEQSVTLTEAKNNLFLQVQTQQDTIDDCEERIEQLLKQKEETDVQMKELNDRVLEEESNNAKLTEKQKQMDTEICDIKTNMESLEGAVAKSQHDIKAKDSQIRSLTDETTQLGETVAKLTKGKKDVEDQLAKTKSDLETEEGKCANLNKLRQKLEGAIGELEDMLEHEKKVRGDVEKAKKKFEQDLKACQSNCEDLNSMKTSAEETIKKKEKELAGLMSLLEESETHGNQQQKKIKDLQNNLDECQDHLESERQIRSKVEKQRTQIANELDNMTQNFEEANSTITSQSDVIKKRDTEIQKLKHDMEEASSQHESQIASFRKKQKDAMAEMTDQMEQLQKVKQRLEKEKNQLKAETDELQNEVEHVKKNKGCSGVMSKQMQTQMAELNTQVEEASIQISDLQTEKNKYMAEAADLTRQLEESENRIGKLSKEKSSLCAQVDEMKRTSDDEQRVRQRLQTEMRNMNTEMIGLREQLEEEQEARAALQRQLSKANQEMLQWRSKYETEGTVRVEELEESKRRMQIKLNEAEQNLSAALGKASSSEMTKAKMVRELEDALEKEQMRHAECVKNCRQYERRVKEMTYKVDEDKKTIDKLQDIVDKQSGQMKIYKSQVADAEEMANTNLNKYRKVKQELEDAETRASMAEETSNYSRKTRTYTVYSDTTY; this is encoded by the exons ATGGCATCCTACGACCCTGCCGATCCCGAGATGCAGTATCTTGCTGTAGACCGCAAGAAGCTGATGAAGGAGCAGACTAAAAGCTTCGACGCCAAGAAATCTTGCTGGGCGCCCGATGAAGAGCAGGGATTTGTTGCTGCTGAAATACAGAGTACAGCAGGCGATGACGTCACAGTCCTCCTGGTTGACTCAAAGCAG ACGAAGACGTTTAAGAAGGACGACATCCAGTCGATGAACCCTCCTAAGTACGAAAAGATCGAGGACATTGCCAACATGACCTTCCTCAACGAGGCCAGCGTCTTGTACAACTTGAGGGCCAGATACACTTCTGGGTTGATCTAC ACCTATTCGGGTCTGTTCTGTATCGCCATCAACCCCTACCGACGTCTCCCCATCTACACCCCGTCCATCGTGGCCAAGTACAGAGGCAAGAGAAAGACCGAGATGCCTCCTCACTTGTTCTCCGTCtctgacaacgcctaccaatttATGGTGCAAG atCGAGAAAATCAGTCTATGTTGATTAC TGGTGAATCCGGAGCAGGTAAGACTGAGAACACCAAGAAGGTCATTGCCTACTTCGCTTTTGTCGCCGCCGCCTCTAAAGGAGAAGGGGAACAAGAGGAAAAGAAG GGTTCGCTAGAGGATCAGATTGTGCAGGCTAACCCTGTTCTTGAAGCATATGGTAACGCCAAGACTTCACGTAACAACAACTCCTCCAGATTT GGCAAATTTGTTCGAATTCACTTCGCCTCCTCCGGAAAAATTGCTGGTGCCGACATTGAAACAT ATTTGTTGGAGAAATCTCGTGTCACCTACCAGCAATCTGTTGAGAGGAACTACCACATCTTCTACCAGATGTTGTCTGGAGCAATGCCATCAGTTGCAG agacaatcGTGGCCAACCCAGATGCTGGTTTGTTCTCTTTCATCAATCAAGGAGTACTCACGGTCAACGGCATTGACGATGTAGAGGAGATGAAGATGACAGAC GCTGCCTTTGATGTGCTCGGATTTACTCCTGAGGAGAAAACCAGCGCCTACAAGTGCACAGGATCTATCCTCCACATGGGCGAGATGCAGTTCAAGCAGAAGGGAGAACAGGCTGAGCCTGATGGAACTGCTGAGGCTGAGAAGGTTTCCTTCCTGTTGGGTGTCAACTGTGGTGACTTCCTGAAGGCTCTTTGTAAACCCAAGATCAAGGTGGCCATGGATTACGTCACACAAGGGCGTACCAAAGATCAGGTCCTCTATTCTATTGGTGCTTTGGCCAAGTCCCTCTACGATCGTCTCTTTAACTGGTTGGTGAAGAGAGTCAACCATTCCCTGGACACCAAGAAACCAAGACAGTTCTTCATTGGTGTTCTGGATATTGCAGGCTTCGAGATCTTTGAT TTCAACAGCTTCGAACAATTGTGCATCAACTACACCAACGAGCGCCTGCAGCAGTTCTTCAACCACCACATGTTTGTGCTGGAACAGGAAGAATATAAGAAGGAAGGCATTCAATGGGAGTTCATTGACTTTGGAATGGACCTTCAGGCTTGCATTGAGCTTATTGAAAAG CCCCTTGGCATCCTATCAATCTTGGAAGAAGAGTGCATGTTCCCCAAAGCATCGGACAAGACTTTCAAGGACAAATTAACCGAGAACCACATGGGCAAATCTCCCAACTTCCTTAAGCCAAATAAGTCAATGAAAGGAGGTCAGCACGGCGACTTTGCCTTGAAGCACTATGCTGGTACGGTTCCCTACAACATCGGAGGCTGGCTGGAGAAAAACAAGGATCCTGTTAACGAGACCATTGTGGATCTCCTGAAACAGTCCAAGGAGCCACTTGTCCAGCTGCTCTTCTCTCCACCTGCCGGAG ACGCAGCAGAGGCGACCGGTGgtaagaagaaaaagaagagctCTGCCTTCCAGACCATTTCTGCTACTCACAGG GAATCCCTGAACAAACTGATGAAGAATCTATACTCCACTCATCCTCACTTTGTGCGCTGCATCATTCCAAACGAGACCAAGACACCAG GTTTGATTGACGCTGGTCTTGTGCTCCACCAACTGCAATGTAATGGTGTCCTTGAGGGTATCCGTATCTGCAGAAAAGGCTTTCCGAGCAGAATAATCTACTCAGAGTTCAAGCAGAG GTATTCCATCCTAGCTCCAAATGCCATCCCTGAAGGATTTGTTGAGGGAAAGGTAGTGTCTGGCAAGATTTTAGAAGCCCTGGAGATGGGTCAGGATGAATACCGTCTGGGCAACACTAAAGTGTTCTTCAAATCTGGAGTCCTTGGCTACTTGGAAGAGATCCGTGATGAACGGTTGTCGGTGATTGTTGCTCTGTTCCAAGCTCACATTCGTGGATACCTTATGAGGAAATATCTGAAGAATCTCCATGACAAGAG AGTTGCACTGGAACTTATCCAGAAGAATATCCGTAAATGGCTGGCCATGAGGAACTGGTGCTGGTGGAGATTCTACACCAAGGTCAAGCCACTCCTCAGTGTTGCCGCTGCTGAAGATGAGATGAAACAAAAGGAGGAGGCACTTGGTAAAACAAAGGATGAGCTAGAGAAGGTGACACAGAGATGCAAGGAGCTCGAGGAACAGAGCGTGACCTTAACAGAGGCCAAGAACAACTTGTTCTTACAGGTTCAAACCCAACAGGATACCATCGATGACTGTGAAGAGAGGATAGAGCAGCTCCTGAAGCAAAAGGAAGAAACCGATGTTCAAATGAAGGAACTGAATGATCGTGTATTAGAGGAAGAATCTAACAACGCCAAGTTAAccgaaaaacaaaaacagatggACACTGAAATCTGTGACATCAAGACAAATATGGAATCCCTTGAGGGGGCAGTGGCAAAG AGTCAACATGACATCAAGGCAAAAGATTCGCAAATCCGATCTCTCACAGATGAAACTACACAGTTGGGAGAAACTGTTGCAAAGCTCACAAAGGGAAAGAAAGATGTTGAAGATCAACTTGCTAAGACCAAATCAGACTTGGAGACAGAGGAGGGCAAATGTGCAAATCTCAACAAATTAAGGCAGAAACTTGAGGGTGCTATTGGAGAG cttGAAGACATGCTTGAACATGAGAAGAAGGTGCGTGGTGATGTGGAAAAGGCCAAGAAAAAGTTTGAACAGGACTTGAAGGCCTGCCAGAGTAACTGTGAAGATCTGAATAGTATGAAGACAAGTGCAGAGGAAACGATAAAGAA GAAGGAGAAAGAACTTGCTGGACTAATGTCCCTGTTGGAGGAATCTGAGACACATGGTAACCAACAACAGAAAAAGATCAAAGATCTTCAG AATAACCTTGATGAGTGTCAGGACCATTTGGAATCTGAACGACAGATAAGGTCAAAG GTGGAGAAGCAGAGGACACAGATAGCCAATGAACTGGACAACATGACACAGAACTTCGAAGAGGCCAACTCCACCATTACGTCACAG TCGGACGTTATCAAGAAGCGTGACACGGAGATTCAAAAGTTGAAGCATGACATGGAAGAGGCATCATCCCAGCATGAGTCTCAGATAGCCAGCTTCCGCAAGAAGCAGAAGGATGCCATGGCTGAGATGACTGATCAGATGGAACAACTTCAGAAGGTCAAACAAAG ACTGGAAAAGGAAAAGAACCAACTAAAGGCTGAAACTGATGAACTTCAAAATGAAGTTGAACATGTCAAGAAAAACAAG GGATGTTCCGGAGTGATGTCCAAGCAGATGCAAACCCAAATGGCTGAGCTGAATACACAGGTTGAAGAAGCATCCATTCAGATAAGCGACCTGCAGACAGAGAAGAACAAATACATGGCTGAGGCCGCTGACCTTACCCGTCAATTAGAGGAGTCTGAAAACCGAATTGGAAAGCTCAGCAAGGAGAAATCTTCTCTGTGTGCCCAAGTAGATGAGATGAAACGTACCTCTGATGACGAACAGAGA GTGCGTCAGCGACTCCAGACTGAGATGAGGAACATGAACACTGAAATGATCGGCCTTAGAGAACAGCTTGAAGAGGAGCAGGAAGCACGAGCAGCGCTACAACGCCAGCTGTCTAAGGCCAACCAGGAGATGCTTCAGTGGAGATCCAAGTACGAGACCGAAGGCACGGTCAGGGTAGAAGAGCTGGAGGAGTCCAA ACGCCGAATGCAGATCAAACTCAACGAAGCGGAGCAAAATCTGTCGGCGGCACTTGGAAAGGCCAGTTCGTCTGAGATGACCAAAGCTAAAATG GTAAGAGAGCTCGAAGATGCTCTTGAGAAGGAACAGATGCGTCATGCTGAGTGTGTCAAGAACTGTCGTCAATACGAACGTCGCGTCAAAGAGATGACTTACAAGGTGGACGAAGACAAGAAGACCATAGACAAACTGCAGGACATCGTTGACAAGCAGAGCGGCCAAATGAAGATATACAAGTCCCAGGTGGCTGATGCT GAGGAGATGGCGAACACGAACCTGAACAAATACCGCAAGGTGAAACAGGAGTTGGAGGATGCTGAAACCAGGGCCAGCATGGCTGAAGAAACCTCCAACTACAGCAGGAAGACTCGTACCTACACCGTCTACTCCGACACAACGTATTAG